In the Hemitrygon akajei chromosome 7, sHemAka1.3, whole genome shotgun sequence genome, one interval contains:
- the LOC140730197 gene encoding interferon-inducible GTPase 5-like, producing MAGVLSNLYYSTKDVKDLVAAYQREGETGLQLAIERKSKQFENVQIRIAVMGESGSGKSTLINALLELDEEGAALTGPSETTMEITSYAHPTLPNVQYYDFPGLNTPKFPVKKFMKKTNFSQYDLGIIVTAARFTDNDKLLAEALKKAGKPFYLVRSKIDETVRAESRKKSYNQKDMFRALREYCISSLKSAGVQNTPVFLYSAFDLDQFDFPKLRETVVSNLSETQKNLFITALPNTPEAAIERKRESLRPFIQMLSAISGGIGAIPIPGLSLACDLALIISGILFIRTNLGLNQASLRKLAQRVKTSVEDLRKGTEHNWVFGEITREQVLLLMQRSTVAMALTIAESFLDFVPILGSIFGATSSFGVTLMMLNSSLDAMVETAKIVLKNAKAAASSEGIGN from the coding sequence ATGGCTGGTGTTCTATCCAACCTGTATTACAGCACCAAGGATGTGAAAGATCTGGTGGCTGCCTATCAACGTGAAGGAGAGACGGGTCTTCAATTGGCCATCGAGAGAAAATCCAAGCAGTTCGAAAATGTACAGATCAGGATTGCGGTGATGGGTGAGTCCGGGTCGGGCAAATCGACACTGATCAATGCTCTGCTTGAGTTGGATGAGGAAGGGGCTGCCCTAACAGGCCCTAGCGAGACCACCATGGAAATAACAAGCTACGCCCACCCCACCCTTCCTAATGTTCAGTACTATGACTTCCCTGGGTTGAACACACCAAAGTTTCCGGTGAAAAAGTTCATGAAGAAAACCAACTTTTCCCAGTATGATTTGGGCATCATTGTCACTGCTGCTCGGTTCACGGATAATGACAAGTTACTGGCTGAAGCACTGAAGAAGGCGGGCAAACCTTTCTACCTGGTGCGCTCTAAGATCGACGAGACTGTCAGGGCAGAAAGCCGCAAGAAGAGTTACAACCAGAAGGATATGTTCCGGGCCTTGAGGGAGTATTGTATCTCCTCACTAAAGTCAGCAGGGGTACAAAATACTCCCGTTTTCCTCTATTCCGCATTTGACCTTGACCAGTTTGATTTTCCTAAATTAAGGGAGACTGTGGTATCCAATCTCTCGGAGACACAGAAGAATCTATTCATCACAGCACTCCCCAACACACCTGAAGCTGCTATAGAGAGGAAACGTGAGTCTCTGCGTCCTTTCATCCAGATGCTGTCTGCCATATCGGGGGGTATCGGTGCAATTCCCATTCCGGGTTTGTCTCTTGCCTGTGATCTGGCGCTCATTATCTCCGGTATCCTGTTCATACGGACGAACCTTGGTCTGAATCAGGCATCACTCCGCAAACTGGCCCAGAGAGTGAAGACAAGTGTAGAGGATCTGAGGAAAGGTACTGAGCACAACTGGGTGTTCGGGGAGATAACACGTGAGCAGGTACTGCTGTTGATGCAGAGAAGCACAGTGGCAATGGCGCTGACAATCGCCGAGTCCTTCCTTGATTTTGTCCCCATTTTAGGCTCTATCTTTGGGGCAACATCGTCCTTTGGGGTGACTCTCATGATGCTGAACAGTTCACTGGATGCAATGGTGGAGACAGCTAAAATTGTTCTTAAAAATGCCAAGGCAGCTGCTTCCTCTGAAGGCATCGGTAATTGA